In a genomic window of Deltaproteobacteria bacterium:
- a CDS encoding ABC transporter permease subunit, whose translation MSPLWLSLEVATLATALVVVVGLPTALALLHLPKPASRVLEVFLLLPLVVPPSVTGLALLWLLGQHGPLGALSMSLFGETPLFTAGAAVVASAAIAFPLFLRSARAALEEVPVRQLQLARVLGDTWLRATLRVHLPLARRGILAGVALAFGRALGEFGATLMVAGNIPGRTETLALAVYGHWLVGEDAQAWAAAALLAGAGIIVLALVSRWEGARA comes from the coding sequence GTGAGCCCGCTCTGGCTCTCGCTCGAGGTCGCGACGCTGGCCACGGCGCTCGTCGTGGTCGTCGGACTTCCGACGGCGCTCGCCCTGCTCCACCTGCCGAAGCCGGCTTCGCGGGTCCTCGAAGTCTTCTTGCTCCTGCCGCTGGTGGTGCCGCCAAGCGTGACCGGGCTCGCGCTGCTCTGGCTGCTGGGTCAGCACGGGCCGCTGGGCGCGCTCTCGATGTCGCTCTTCGGCGAGACGCCGCTCTTCACCGCGGGCGCAGCGGTCGTGGCCTCGGCGGCGATCGCGTTCCCGCTCTTTCTGCGCAGCGCGCGGGCGGCGCTCGAAGAAGTGCCTGTGCGGCAGCTCCAGCTCGCACGCGTGCTCGGCGACACCTGGCTCCGCGCGACGCTGCGTGTGCACCTGCCCCTGGCACGTCGCGGGATCCTCGCGGGGGTGGCGCTCGCGTTCGGTCGCGCGCTCGGCGAGTTCGGCGCCACGCTGATGGTCGCGGGCAACATCCCCGGGCGCACCGAGACGCTCGCGCTCGCGGTGTACGGCCACTGGCTGGTGGGCGAGGACGCGCAAGCGTGGGCCGCGGCGGCGCTGCTCGCGGGCGCGGGCATCATCGTGCTCGCGCTGGTCTCGCGCTGGGAAGGAGCGCGTGCGTGA
- the modA gene encoding molybdate ABC transporter substrate-binding protein produces the protein MRTLACLVVALASTGAHAQTLTVLAAASLKQPLEASAPAFEKAHPDVKVVVSAAATGVLAKQIEAGAPADVFLPADSKSNDALAQKGLVVPDKAFARNTLVVAAPSASKLNATRVEDLKSESFKRIGIGRPVQVPAGDYAMESLEHAAIATDVRARLVPGESVTQVLTWIRKGDVDVGFVYASDAASAKSDVHVLFTVPEAMHTPIVYTAAVVKASKQPELARAYLEFLRGEIGQAALKTAGFLPP, from the coding sequence ATGCGGACGCTCGCTTGCCTGGTCGTGGCACTCGCTTCGACCGGCGCCCACGCCCAGACGCTCACCGTCCTCGCCGCGGCGAGCCTGAAGCAGCCGCTCGAGGCCAGCGCGCCGGCGTTCGAGAAGGCGCACCCGGACGTGAAGGTGGTGGTCAGCGCGGCGGCCACGGGCGTGCTCGCCAAGCAGATCGAAGCGGGCGCGCCGGCCGACGTCTTCCTGCCCGCGGACTCGAAGAGCAACGACGCGCTCGCGCAGAAGGGCCTCGTCGTTCCAGACAAGGCCTTCGCGCGGAACACGCTCGTTGTGGCCGCACCGAGCGCGTCGAAGCTGAACGCGACCCGCGTCGAAGACTTGAAGAGCGAGTCGTTCAAGCGAATCGGCATCGGCAGGCCGGTGCAGGTGCCGGCCGGCGACTACGCGATGGAGTCGCTGGAGCACGCAGCCATCGCCACCGACGTGCGGGCGCGGCTCGTGCCCGGCGAGAGCGTGACCCAGGTGCTCACCTGGATTCGCAAGGGCGACGTGGACGTGGGCTTCGTGTACGCGAGCGACGCGGCGAGCGCGAAGTCCGACGTCCACGTGCTCTTCACCGTGCCCGAGGCGATGCACACGCCCATCGTCTACACGGCGGCGGTCGTGAAGGCCTCGAAGCAGCCGGAGCTCGCGCGCGCGTACCTGGAGTTCCTGCGCGGCGAGATCGGTCAGGCCGCGCTCAAGACCGCCGGGTTTCTTCCTCCGTGA
- a CDS encoding ribonuclease HI family protein, which translates to MPTEAELLRYIAEREPLAKTCAQFDLERHELQQVLEAAANRAPGGEKLPAAAEPKKPVQAALPLGEKKAPTPGALHKARVYSDGASRGNPGPAGAGAVITDENGKVVEELKRFLGRQTNNVAEYQAAILGLTRARELGVREVELIADSQLLIRQLGGQYQVKHPGIRPLYTEAIALLKTFAKVKLVHVPRELNTAADEMSNRAIDEK; encoded by the coding sequence ATGCCCACCGAGGCCGAGCTGCTCCGCTACATCGCCGAGCGCGAGCCTCTGGCCAAGACCTGCGCGCAGTTCGACCTCGAGCGCCACGAGCTGCAGCAGGTGCTCGAGGCCGCCGCGAACCGCGCGCCCGGCGGCGAGAAGCTGCCCGCGGCCGCCGAGCCGAAGAAGCCCGTGCAGGCCGCGCTGCCGCTGGGCGAGAAGAAGGCGCCCACGCCGGGCGCGCTGCACAAGGCCCGCGTCTACTCCGACGGCGCCTCGCGCGGGAACCCCGGGCCTGCGGGCGCGGGCGCGGTGATCACCGACGAGAACGGCAAGGTCGTCGAGGAGCTGAAGCGCTTCCTGGGCCGGCAGACCAACAACGTGGCCGAGTACCAGGCCGCGATCCTCGGCCTCACGCGCGCGCGCGAGCTCGGCGTGCGCGAGGTGGAGCTCATCGCCGACAGCCAGCTCCTGATTCGCCAGCTCGGCGGCCAGTACCAGGTGAAGCACCCCGGCATTCGGCCGCTGTACACCGAGGCCATCGCGCTCTTGAAGACGTTCGCCAAGGTGAAGCTGGTGCACGTGCCGCGCGAGCTGAACACCGCCGCCGACGAGATGAGCAACCGCGCCATCGACGAGAAGTGA